A window of Pedococcus badiiscoriae genomic DNA:
CGACGAGGTGACGCAGCTCAAGGCGGCGGGCTTCACGAGCCGCGCCTGGTATGCCGGGTGGGACGGCACGTCCACGGCCCGAGGCCCGTGGAACGTCAACGTCGTCACCATCGACCCGAAGCGTTTCCACGGCAGCCTGGGCAGCACCTTCGGGCCGACCATCGAGGCGCGCGAGACGACGTCGTGGCTGGCCGGGTACACCAAGTCCAAGGCCGCCGTGAACGGTGGCTTCTTCGTGCTCGACCCGGCCGCCGGGGCTCCTGGCGACCCGGCAGGCGCCGGCGTCTACGGCGGCACGCTCGAGTCCGAGCCGGTGGGCACCCGTCCGGTCCTCGTCCTGGGGTCCGACGCCACGCACACCGAGATCACGCGCCCCCAGTGGAAGGGCGACGCGCTGCTGCCCTCGGGCGACGTCCAGCTCGACGGGCTCAACCGCGTGCCCGGGCTGATCCGCAACTGCGGAGGCGACAGTGGCGACGCACCCACCGCCCTGCCGCTGCACGACACCACCTGCACAGACCCGAACGAGCTGGTGCTGTTCACGCCGGCCTACGGCTCCTCCACCCCCTCGGGCCCCGGCGCCGAGGCCGTGCTCGACAGCCACGGCCAGGTGCTGCGCACGCTGGGCCAGCGCGGAACGGCCCTGCATCCGGGTGAGCGGTCGCTCCAGGGCATCGGCGACCTGGCTCCTGCGGTCGCCGGGCTCCACCCCGGCCAGCAGGTGCGGGTCGACACCAGGCTGACCGACGGCGCACAGCCACTGACCCGGCCGGGTCTCAGCGTGGTCAACGGCGGACCCGAGCTCGTGCAGCACGGCGCGGTGCACATCACCCAGCGCCAGGACGGCATGGTCCACCCCTCCGAGCCAAGCTTCGCCTACGGCTGGGTGCTCCAGCGCAACCCACGGACCTTCGCCGGGGTCGACGCGCAGGGCCGGACCCTGCTCGTCACCGTGGACGGACGCCAGCTCGACCAGCTGGGGCTGTCCATCCCCGAGACCGCCGCCGTTGCCCGCTCGCTCGGCATGGTGCAGGCCATCAACCTGGACGGCGGCGGTTCGACCGCGATGGTCGTCGATGGGCAGCTCACCACGCACCCGTCCGATGCCACCGGAGAGCGACCGGTCGGCGACGCCATCGTCATCCGCTGACGGGTCTGAACGGCAGACAGGTCAGGCGCCCCCCTCGGGGGGGCGCCTGACCTGTCTCGTTCGCCTGGGCTCGTTCGCCTGTGCTCGCTCGTGGGAGCGCGGCGGCGGTGCTCAGTCGAGGTAGTCGCGCATTAGGAACGCTTGAACGCTGTGCCGGTGAGCGTTACAAACGTGCAGGTCAGGAGCGCTGTGGGGCGAAATATCTTGGACTAAGGCAGGACTTCCATGAGCCCATCGCGACCACTCACTCTAAGTACCCTGTCGCTCGTCGCGGCCGGTGCCATCGGCGGGGGGTTCGCCCTGGCCATGTCTGGCAGCGGGCACCCGCCCGTCGAGTTCCGGCACGTAGCGCAGACCAGCACGACAGCGCCGGTCACGAAAACGCCGACAGTCACGACCACGACCGTCGTGACGAAGGTGACGGCGCCGGCACCCATCACCACGTCTACCGCGCCCAGAGCCACGGCGACGACGACGCATCACGCGGCACTGCTGGCGCCCGCGGCGGTGTCGACGACTGACCCTGCCGTCACCAGCACGACGCCCGCTCAGACGACGCCACCGAGCCCCGCAGGCCCGCCCCCGGTGATCCCCGGCAACGGGCCGCACTACTGCGGCGGCACGACGACGTGCCCCTGAGACGAACGGTAAAACTCCCCCAAGACGCCCACGGATCTCATTGCCGGGGGTTATACAAGAAAGGCGGCCCCGACGGGCGATTGCACGCCAGTCGGGGCCTAGATCGACACCCCTTCTCGAACAAGGAGCACCGAACCATGACCATCATCCGGCACACCGACGCCGAGCGCGTCAGCGAGACTACGGACTTCTGGGAGCAGGTCTTCCTCACGGAAGACGGACAGATCAACCTCGGCGAGCTGCGGGCCTACTGCGGCATCAAGTCACGCGCCACGACCATCACAACCGAGCAGGCGCGCGAACTGAGTCGCATGCTCACGTACTACGCCAACCTGGAGAGCTCCTCCGAGACGGGGGCCGGCTTCGCACGCGTCATGGGCGAGTTCGTCACAGCGGCGGATCTCGCCGACGAAGCAGGGCTCCCGGCCGCTGCCGTCGAGGCGTGGTGGAACGGCGAGGCGGGCATCCACCGGAAGTCAGCAGATCGCCTGATGACCGTGGCGATCCCCGTAGCGGCGCGGAAGGAGGCGACCCGATGAGCGCCACGGCTACGGCAACGCAGACCGTAGCGCCCATCAGCGTCGCCGTCCGCGAGGCAGCCCTGCTCACCGCCTTCCCGGAGTACGAGATCCGTGTGGCGATCAGCAAGGGCAGCCTCCCGTGCCACAGGCTGGGCAAGCGGTTCGTGATCCTCGTCGATGAGCTGCAGGCGTGGGTGTCCGCCCTCCCTGGCATCGAGCAAGAGTCCACGGCGCCTGCCGGCTGATCGCTCGACCCAGAAACAGCACCCCCGCTCAGTTCTGAGCGGGGGTGCTGTCTACTTCCTGACGTGGACCTACTACTCACCATTCCCGAAGTGGCAGAACGCCTCCGCTGCAGCGAGTGGGCCGTGCGGACGCTTGTCATGGCACCCGGTGGCCTCCGCGCTGCCAAGATCGCCGGCCGCTGGCTCATCGAGGAAGAAGACCTCGTTGCCTATGTCGAGTCTCAGGCGAACCGCGCCAAGCCCCGCCAGCGCCGGCGGCGCGCCTTGTGAACCAAGCCAGCACCCGCGCTCAAAGTGAGCGGGTGCTGTCCTAGTTCAGTCCATCACGATCACTCGACCTCACCCGGGCTCCCCGCGTCAGGCTCGCTCGTCCCCTCCAACTTCTTGTGCCACCTCGCGTGGCGATCCGAGTCGGCGACCGCAGCGCCACATCGACGGCACGTTGTGAACTCACAAGTGAGCGTAAGGCGCAAATGCCGCCGCGCGGCTGGTTGATCCTTTGCCCTAACGTCTTGGGTTATGTCTTTCAAGATTGCAGACCTTCGCAGGGCGACGGATGAGGTGGACCTGGTCCGCCTGCATGACGAGGTGGCCCCGCACACGATGGTTGGGGTCGACTACTACCTCGAGGAGCTGCAGCGTCGTGACTTCGTGCGCGCTGCTGAAAGCAGCGAGAAACTAGCTCGTGCCGCGGCGTGGCTTTCCGTCGTGAGCGCAGCGGCCTCCGTGCTCGCGCTACTCGTGTCGGTCATCGCGCTGTTTCGATAGGGAAACCGAAAGTCCCAGACTCGGGCCCACTGCGAGGGTTGAACTGGCGATGGAGGCGCGTAGTCCTCACACGGCCCCACTTCGTCAGGTTTCGCCCTCACCCTCCCACCGCTGATGTCATCCTGAGTGGATGGGAGAGCAGGGAGCCTCACCAGGCTGGTATCCGGTGCGTGGGGGACAGCGCTACTGGGATGGGCAGGCGTGGACGGAGCACTTCACACCAGATCCAGCCCCGGTGGCACAGCCGATCGTGCAGCGCGTCGTCATCGCGGGTCCGTCGGATCGGATTCAGACGAACCATGTGTTCCATCTGCTGATGAGCATTTTGACGTTCGGGCTATGGACACCAGTCTGGGCATTGGTCGCGTTTAGCAACGCCCAGTCCAACGCTAGGGCGCGGCGTCAGGCGCTCCGTAACGCCGGGCGCTAGACCGGAGTCGTGGGCGGAACAGGCTGCGGTGGGTCGCGGTCGGTCTCGACTGACGAGAACAGCACGCTGCTCGGGGTCCCTGCGTGCGCCCATCCGCGGGCCTTGGAACGCGCGTGCGCCGGGGCTGAGCTCCCGTCCACATGATCGAGGTGGGCGCGGTGTCTTGCCGCCGTAGCCTGGGCTCTGCCCCTACCGTAACTGCCCATGAGCACAACGATCCGATTCGGCAGCAGCGAGGAGCCCATCGCGGTCAGCGTCAAGGAGGCCTCGGGCCTGACGGGCCTCTCGGAGTATGAGCTCCGTCAGGCCATCAACCGCGGTGAGTTGCCTGCAAAGCGCCGGGGCAGACGGGTGCTCGTCCCGGTCGACGGCCTCAAGACCTGGATCGATTCGCTGCCCGACTACGTCGACTAGGTGTACCGACTGCGCGGCGTTCTCCCTGCGACTGGGCGCCAAGACATCTCCCCCTCTGTCTGTGTCAGCCCTCCTAGCCCGCGAGTCTCGCGCGGAGCTTGGCGGCAATTGATGCAGCCACATCGTGCGTGCGGTCCGTCTGCGGGATCTCGATGCGGGAGCCGTCGCGCAGAGAGATCGCCCACGAGGGGATCCATTCGTACAGTGACGCCGTTTGGAAGCCATATGTCGGCGCCGCCTCGGTTCCTGTGACGTGGCAGGCTACAACCTCATCCAGGCGCACAACTCGCGCTTCTCGCAGGACGCCCTGCCGTGAGTCATCGGGCTCCGACCCAAAGGTCCACTCGACCCCTTCATGCTCGCCATGAACGGACACCAATGCGTCGCCGACCAAGGCCAGGACGCGCCAATGGACGTGGCCGTCGGCCTTCGTCATTGTCGCGACCGGAAGCTCGAGCGACCTGCCGGATGTGAGGCTTACCAGAGCCTCATAGACGAGCCTTGGCGGCGTCTGCCCACCCACCCGAACCGCAGCGATTGCGTCCCGCACCTGCGTTTCGTCGTACTCCATTTGCTTCCCCTCGATTCCGCGCGCGGCCCCGACCAACGGATGGCGGTCGGGGCCGCGAGTGCGTGATGGCCCGACGTTACGCGGTAGTACCGACGATGTCCGTCTGGCGGACCAGTTGTGCCCTCGGGCCTCTCTCGGGCCGCGTGATTGCCAGCCGATACACCCCTGTACTGGCCTGGGGTTTGGGGCTCGAGGAGGACGGTGCGCGTGCGGTAAGGGAGGGGTTCATAGCCACGTACCGCAAGTTCCGAGACTGGACAGTCTCTCGACATCAAGACAGCACGCCCGCTCGAGGTATGAGATGGGGTGCTGTCGTGACGTGGCGTCCTAGGCTGGCTGGCGCTCGTCCGTAGCGGGCGACTTGGAAGCCCCCACGGTCTGAAGAATCTCTAGGCGCGTGTTCTTGGCTCGGCTCTTTGTGCGGCGCCTGGTCTCCTCGACGTAGGCCTCGGGGTCCTTCACGATGTCACGCACCAGCGCGTCTGAAATCTCGATGTCTACGACCCGCACAACGTCTCCTCTCGAAGGACTACACCCACACTGCCAGATGTAACGTCCAGAACCCTCAGGAGTTCTCCCGACATGCCGACTCCGTCAAATGACGTGGCGGTATCGCCCGAACGAACGACGGGCTCCTTTTCGGACAAGGATGCCTCCTGAACCTCGCTCACGATGCTACGCCTTCCATGTGACAGCAAGCAGGTTGGCGATGGTCTGCAACAGGTACGGATCTTCGTCTTGGTTGAAATCTCGCTCCAGCTTGGAATCGACCGTCACCATGCCAACGACGTCGCTATGCACGACGACGGGAGCTGAAACGAAGGACTTCCAGAT
This region includes:
- a CDS encoding phosphodiester glycosidase family protein; protein product: MNRRAPCALIAAATVCAAAAAAPAVSAAAAPAGSNAAASASPALDLGPRGLPETRTVRTVEPGVTVTHIIRGTADPSVRWVVEVSIPSTGTSPDPDAPARSIQDEASAQAHAAKLTAAGFPATAQRVIQPATADVPAGVLGDRVRLNATYPSQTAAGDEVTQLKAAGFTSRAWYAGWDGTSTARGPWNVNVVTIDPKRFHGSLGSTFGPTIEARETTSWLAGYTKSKAAVNGGFFVLDPAAGAPGDPAGAGVYGGTLESEPVGTRPVLVLGSDATHTEITRPQWKGDALLPSGDVQLDGLNRVPGLIRNCGGDSGDAPTALPLHDTTCTDPNELVLFTPAYGSSTPSGPGAEAVLDSHGQVLRTLGQRGTALHPGERSLQGIGDLAPAVAGLHPGQQVRVDTRLTDGAQPLTRPGLSVVNGGPELVQHGAVHITQRQDGMVHPSEPSFAYGWVLQRNPRTFAGVDAQGRTLLVTVDGRQLDQLGLSIPETAAVARSLGMVQAINLDGGGSTAMVVDGQLTTHPSDATGERPVGDAIVIR
- a CDS encoding helix-turn-helix domain-containing protein; this translates as MDLLLTIPEVAERLRCSEWAVRTLVMAPGGLRAAKIAGRWLIEEEDLVAYVESQANRAKPRQRRRRAL
- a CDS encoding DUF2510 domain-containing protein codes for the protein MGEQGASPGWYPVRGGQRYWDGQAWTEHFTPDPAPVAQPIVQRVVIAGPSDRIQTNHVFHLLMSILTFGLWTPVWALVAFSNAQSNARARRQALRNAGR
- a CDS encoding helix-turn-helix domain-containing protein; the encoded protein is MSTTIRFGSSEEPIAVSVKEASGLTGLSEYELRQAINRGELPAKRRGRRVLVPVDGLKTWIDSLPDYVD